A genome region from Acipenser ruthenus chromosome 29, fAciRut3.2 maternal haplotype, whole genome shotgun sequence includes the following:
- the LOC131702052 gene encoding class E basic helix-loop-helix protein 23-like — MNVGEEGIFHGADARMDELKSISNDALIDLTQRYGQSAFSFGAGHGAGSAGRYPGSVGADFLTSQTAKSTESGGEHTSDEDDDSFGPVDSKGGPAFGADKRTKKPKEQRSLRLNINARERRRMHDLNDALDGLRSVIPYAHSPSVRKLSKIATLLLAKNYILMQAQALEEMRRVVAYLNQGQTLTSPIPAALAPFGQAAVYPFTGTALATCAEKCTTYTGAPSSLFKHCSDKP, encoded by the coding sequence ATGAACGTTGGAGAAGAAGGTATTTTCCATGGTGCTGATGCGAGAATGGATGAACTGAAATCAATAAGCAATGACGCGCTAATTGATCTGACACAGCGCTACGGTCAATCTGCTTTCAGCTTCGGAGCTGGCCATGGTGCTGGAAGTGCTGGGCGCTATCCCGGATCTGTAGGTGCTGATTTCCTTACGAGTCAAACAGCAAAGTCTACGGAAAGCGGAGGTGAGCACACAAGCGACGAGGACGACGACAGCTTTGGCCCGGTGGATTCAAAAGGAGGCCCCGCATTTGGCGCAGATAAACGCACCAAAAAGCCCAAGGAACAGAGATCACTCCGGCTGAATATCAACGCAAGGGAGCGAAGGAGAATGCACGATCTAAACGACGCCTTGGATGGTCTTCGGTCAGTGATCCCTTATGCTCACAGCCCTTCTGTAAGAAAACTTTCCAAAATCGCTACTTTGTTGTTGGCCAAGAACTACATCTTAATGCAGGCACAGGCTTTGGAGGAAATGAGGAGGGTAGTGGCTTATTTGAACCAGGGACAGACACTAACTTCTCCCATTCCCGCAGCCCTGGCCCCCTTTGGACAAGCAGCCGTGTATCCATTCACCGGGACCGCTCTGGCCACCTGTGCCGAAAAATGTACTACTTACACCGGAGCACCTTCCAGTCTCTTCAAACACTGCAGCGATAAACCTTGA